TGCGCCACTTTTTACCGCGCAGCCCCCACAGCTTTATTCACAGCCAGGTGCTGCTGGCCGCAGAGCCCGCAGAGCTGGGCCTGTGTGACTTTCACTGAATTGATATATGTCTGAAAAAGCGTATGAACGCGGGCTGGTGTGGCTACGCAACGACCTGCGCATGGCAGATAACACAGCCCTGTATCGCGCCGGCAAGGGTTGCAAAGCCCTGGCGGCACTCTTTATTGCCTGCCCGGAAACCTGGCGCAGCCATGGCGATGGTGACAATGTGGTCGCCATGCGTCTGCGCAGTCTCTGCCAGTTGCAGGCGGCGCTGGCGAAAAAGCAGATCCCCCTGTATTTCATTGAACTTGCGCAGTTTGCCGATGTGCCGGCGGCACTGGCGCAGATTGTAGAAAAACTGCAGGTGGATGCGCTGTTCGCCAATGCCGAGTATCCGGTGAATGAGCTGGCGCGCGACCAGGCGGTGCGGCAACAGCTGAAAGCGCAGGGGGTGCCGGTGGAATATTCCACTGACCGTACCCTGGTGCCGCCTGGCAGCCTCACCACCGGCAGTGGCGATGGCTTCAAGGTGTTCACCCCATTCAAGCGCGCGTTTATAGCCCAGCATGACAATAGCGGGGAGGCCTTCTCGCCCCTGCCGACACCCCGTGCTCCGGGTGCCGACCACGGCGCGCAGTGGCCCGAGTGGATTGCGGTGGACGGCCCGAACAATCTGGTGCGTACGATACCGGATACCGTCGGTGACTATGGCGTGGCCCCCGGTGATGAAAAACGGGTGCTGGACTGGCCTGCAGGGGAGGCCGCGGGCGCGCGTGCGCTGGACGTCTTCGCTGAAAAAGTGGATGACTACGACCGCCTGCGGGATTTTCCCGCGCGGGAGAACACCTCGCGGCTGTCCCCTTATCTGAACTGCGGTGCGGTGTCCGTGCGGCAGTGTGTGAAGATGGCGCTGGAGGCAAACGGCGGGTGCTGGGTGGGCGCCAGTGAGGGCGCGAACACCTGGTTGAGCGAGCTGCTGTGGCGGGAGTTCTACCAGCATCTGGTGGTTAACTTTCCGCGGGTGTGTCGCAACAAGCCTTTCAAGCCGGAAACCGAGAACGTCCCTTGGTCGAACCGGAATGAAGACTTCAAGCACTGGTGCGAAGGGCGGACCGGGGTGCCCATCGTCGATGCCGCCATGCGCCAGCTCAATCAGACTGGCTGGATGCACAATCGCCTGCGCATGGTGGTGGCCTCTTTTCTTACCAAGAATCTACTCACCGACTGGCGCAAGGGCGAGCGCTATTTCATGCAGCAACTGGTAGATGCGGATTTCGCCGCCAATAACGGCGGCTGGCAGTGGGCGGCCTCCACCGGCACCGATGCGGCTCCGTACTTCCGGGTATTCAATCCTTACAGCCAGTCCAAGCGCTACGATCCGGATGGAGCGTTTATTCGCCAGTACGTGCCAGAGCTGGCTTCGTTATCGGACCGGGACATTCACTGCCCGCCGCAGGACCTGTTCTCCGAGGAAAACTACCCGCCGCCCATCTGCGATGTGACCGACTCCCGCAAACGGGCAATCGAGGTATTTGCTAACTTGAAGTCTTAGGATTCCTCTGATCTATTCAGTATCCGGGGATTGCCCGGAGTGACGCGCTCGCGGTACAGAGTCTTTCTGATAATTGAGTCGCCCATGAATTATAAAAAGTTGGTCAATTTCACCCTGTTCGTCGCCGGATGGTGGACCGCCCTGCTGTATGGCAATGCGCTGGCGTTAATTGCGCTGTTTGTGGTGGTGATGCTCCACTTTGTGATCTGGCGGGATATCCGGGATATGTTCGTGATACTCGGCTTTATCTTCTGCGGCTTTGCGGTGGAGTGGGCGTTTATGGCGAGCGGCGTGCAGGAATACCACTCAAGCCTGCCCCCGGCCTGGGCGATCTGCATCTGGGCCATGCTCGCCACCACTATGCGGCACTCCCTCGTCTGGCTGGCCAATAAA
This Microbulbifer sp. Q7 DNA region includes the following protein-coding sequences:
- a CDS encoding deoxyribodipyrimidine photo-lyase, with protein sequence MSEKAYERGLVWLRNDLRMADNTALYRAGKGCKALAALFIACPETWRSHGDGDNVVAMRLRSLCQLQAALAKKQIPLYFIELAQFADVPAALAQIVEKLQVDALFANAEYPVNELARDQAVRQQLKAQGVPVEYSTDRTLVPPGSLTTGSGDGFKVFTPFKRAFIAQHDNSGEAFSPLPTPRAPGADHGAQWPEWIAVDGPNNLVRTIPDTVGDYGVAPGDEKRVLDWPAGEAAGARALDVFAEKVDDYDRLRDFPARENTSRLSPYLNCGAVSVRQCVKMALEANGGCWVGASEGANTWLSELLWREFYQHLVVNFPRVCRNKPFKPETENVPWSNRNEDFKHWCEGRTGVPIVDAAMRQLNQTGWMHNRLRMVVASFLTKNLLTDWRKGERYFMQQLVDADFAANNGGWQWAASTGTDAAPYFRVFNPYSQSKRYDPDGAFIRQYVPELASLSDRDIHCPPQDLFSEENYPPPICDVTDSRKRAIEVFANLKS
- a CDS encoding DUF2878 domain-containing protein; its protein translation is MNYKKLVNFTLFVAGWWTALLYGNALALIALFVVVMLHFVIWRDIRDMFVILGFIFCGFAVEWAFMASGVQEYHSSLPPAWAICIWAMLATTMRHSLVWLANKPVWAALVGFLVAPAFYFNSVQFGPVAWGRPVWECLLAIALVWSLLAAFLSGVLIPLIEQADAAESRAS